The sequence caaattgatgaaagctgaaaataaaataagtaaaaaaataataatctcaacttgagttaattttttaaatttatgatctcGATCGTTAGATTGAAAACAacttaagtaaaaaaattataaaatctaattctcaacaaatcaaatattgaatgatgaaaataaaaaaaaaattaattatacaaaaaaaaatccaaaaaaaagaataacaattaaaaaaataagaataaaattaaaaataaaaaataaattagaggataattacaagttttttattgaaaggtaaaattaaaaagaaaattaataaaaagacaaaaaaatccaaagaatgatggccaaattaaaaatgataacatatcaaattgaatgatgaaattgaaaataaattaaaattctacaaaaaaaaccaaagaataaaaattaaaaatttaaaagaataaaacacgagttaagatttttataaataaataaaatgataattctaaaattttaaatgacttATACAAATTTcgagggagagagagaaaaaaaagcatTGTCAATAAAAGAATTACCCTACCAACACTGCCATGCTCCACCCCCGCAAGAAGAGGTTGTTGTGAAGACTCCAATGATATGATATAAGGGAATTTTTTGCTACTAGGATTGCACGTGCTACCTGAAGAGAATAGGTACCGCCAACACGTTGTTGCATGCTATAACTATTTTGGCTTTTAACTATATTTCATGTATATTTAAATAACAAACCACCCTTCAACTAAGCTAGCAATAacaaaaaaccataataaaaatatgaaaaagcttTCCAACgctagttttaaaatttatgctttaaatgataatttaattatttcactGTGTTTTTAAAGTATAGAAAGTCTTAAACCCCGatcaatttgataataattaatgtaTCTATCTAATATCTATTGCAATATATAACTATTTTATGTTGTAAATTTGGGAAccatttttaatttgtgttaatCGATTTggtaatttcaaaaattatctgattttttttgctaataaaaaaaatacaaggaattCCATTTAAATGCTTTGAGTAAAagaaatccaaataaaataatctgCATTACGCTGCAGGCTTagattttttacataaaaaatgatgttaagGTGTCGCaaacatattttaaagtataaagAAGAATCCAAGACACAAGTCATAGATCTAATTGAGTCAAATGAGCCagttctattttaattatatgatatatagttttttttaaaaaataatcatgatagcttggggaaaaaaaaattcaaaaggagaaaaatgatgtagcttattttctatttcattaaacatgaaatgatgaaattaggtaaaaaaaaccaaaagaaattaTCCTGAATCAACTCGGGTTTAGCATGATAAACTTATAACTCAGGTAGTAAGGGTCGAATTAGCTTGGGTTAATTCATCAAATCCACAACACAGGCTATGAGATTGAATaacctaataaataaaaaaaataaaaaaacctcaaagcccattttttaaaaaaacctattgtcaaatgatgaaagatgaaaaagatcaaggaaatatgtgtgtgtgagagTGTGTGACTCAGTCATTAGACTAGAAGCACCccatctagaaaaataaaaaaaatattaatttctaactaatcaaatgttgaagaatggaaaaaaaaaaaatttcaattatacaaaaggatccaaaataaaaaaatagtaattaaatgaatgaaaataaaaatatttgtaatttaatatattatttataaattaaaaaatagtaggggtgaaatagaaaaaaattgttgaggGATAacctaatataattaaaaaaaaaaaaacataaaaatgtaagaaataagaaaatattgtttagaaaaaaaaaccaagcaaaaaaattaaatttttttcaagtcagaaatacttttaaaatgtttcaATACACATTACCAAACATGTATTTAAAGATTCTAAATAAAAAGCTGGTTATGCAGTGGGAAAGATAAATACCacctaatatattatatataaaataaattgtattattttatatttttaatgataaatatacTTAATGtgctttaatactaatgatttgACTGGACTAGTTTTTTGTTGTCTAAGGTATTGCATTTATAATCCACTAAGCGAGAAGctaaatggaaataaaaaaaaaaaacaaatattaaaccTTGTCATTTGCACAACtgcaagaataaaaattatgaaaatgcaTTCTCTCCCACAAAGGGCTATTCCTTATCTCTTGCAAAATCAACAAATGgaccactaaaaaaataaaccaattctaacagcattaaaaaataataaaacacttgtttcTTCATCCATGACGGTTTTCAAATGactttttttcattgaataGGTTTGCAGGATGCTATTTTATGAGCCAATTTAGCTTTTGCGCGCAAAAAGCATtttgcattggagatgctctaagcaacaacataaaaaaaaaaaagaataaataattatgtattaaTTGACCATACTATCagttaattaaaatccaaagtaCATGACCTAATGTGAGTTCACACCATACTagttcaattaataattaatagaaaCATTTAATATATACAAGACTGGATATTAGTGGTTATGGTCAAGATTATCCACATTAATTCAACATTCAAagacattaatttaatatattttctaaaagcCTCCCTCCCcctttctattttctttctgcgttttataaaaaattctacTCTTTTCCACactcatttctttcttcttctttttttttccttttttgtatgTATTGTAAGCTCATTCAGTGCataactttttttgtttgttagttTCCTTCGCACAAGTTTAAGTCTGTTCTCACATCTagaatacatattttttttattggcctGGTTGTTTTTCTGTCTTTTTAGAGAGGTGGGCTGTCGTCATGGCTTTCACGAACAATTGCTAGTCATCcatgtcgatttttttttttcagctttgagattgttaagaaaatatagttgtggttattttttaaataattttttttgttaaatatatatatataaatgattttttttattttttaaaaattatttttaattgaaattaataaaaaataatttttttaaaaatatttttaaaacatagaaacaaacaaaattgaatCCAGTCCTACTATTTTGGATTCACATGTTGTTCTTGGGTGTTGctgtttcaaataatttttcatgccaAAATACATGTCtgtttttaatattcaaaacgGTTCAAAAATGTTACAGGCTCTTAGTGTTTTAGGTTGATTGTTTAGATTTTAGAATTTTGTGTCTTTTAGACGCTACGTTGATGGCATTTGGATGATTTCCTTCTGCCTAGATAGCCTCGGTGAGGCATTGTTGTTGGCGTCTTGCCGGTAATCATGACTCTCGTGAACGGCTGTcagggttttttaaaattatagtaatatagtgatttaaaatattttttttatttttaaattattttaatatattttaaaaaaattttttaaaaaaaaaaaattatttaaaaaaaaatcaaaatttttaaaacacatgatTTACATTGCATTTCCAAATATTCTCTTAATCAgctatgtaatattttttttttgtctaaaactATTGTTTCAACTCTATCCTagtttgtatatatatacatgaagtttgtttggaaatgcgatgtaaataaaatttattaattttttatattattttaatatgtttatatcaaaaaatattgtttttaaataaaaaatattattttaatatatttttaaataaaaaatactgtaAACTATACATCCTATTCCATTTCCACACACTAACATTATCCTCCAGCTGGCTGGTCATAGCCTATCTTTGTctcattgtgttttattcagagtctttttttgttcaattaccttttttttctcccaCTTGCTTTCTCATTCACACGAGATTTGAGGAGTTCTGCCTCTTTTTCTACGTTGTCCAAGAAATTGCTTGACCACGTTGCACATTGGTATTGGTAATTGAGGAGTTCTGCCTCTTTCTTGACGTTGTCCTTGCTTATCCAGAAATTGCTTGAAGACATTGCAATATTGCATATTGAtcgattgattattttttatttttaaatatattaaaataatatttttttatttttttaaaaaattatttttcttataacacattaaaataatctaaaaaatataaaaaaataatttaaaataaaaaaataaataaaatgacttGTACAAAGATGACaaatgaattatattaaaaaaaactatttttcccATGAGCTTAGTTTTCTTGACTGATCTGATGAAGagccaaaaaatcaatttattattgtaatttacagTAAACTCTCTCGTGCTTTAATGAATATCTCAcgttctatataattttttgagttatagtttaaaaaaatgtttaaaaagaaTCTACAAATTATAGCTTTATTGTAAAAGATTTcaagagatattttttaatgagatcTATACAATATCATGGTGTAACTACTCACTAACACATCTAATTAACCATAAAAGATATGATTGAATTGATCaagttttagatttgttttctaaCATCATCATTTTAAGTCCTAGAAACCTTATGAttactaaaaacttatatagtCGTTAACTTAGAACCCATGAATTAGTCAAGGTGCGGACAAGCTAACCTAGATAtccatgttaattttaaaaaaaccttttaaaaatattataaatatatttgacattgtcttaatttttaaagttatagtttgaaaaaataaatttttaaaaaacttatatattttttataaaagattttaagaaagatttctcaataaaaatataattgagataaagataatttaaccACATAGATTAATGAGTGTGTCTGTTTACATGGCTaattatgctttattttttttttattttttttaatatattaatattaaaaataaattttaaaaaataaaaaatatgtaaaaaaacaacCCAGTAACATTACCGATCATTTTCTATTCATGCCCTACAAACCTCACAGAAACTTCGCGTCCGCTTCCTCGTTAACTTCTCGCTCATTTTAAAGCCCACCAAGCACACTCATAATCCTTTACTATTACTTTGTGTGACCAACAAATCAActccaaaaattaaattaaaaaatcacatttttctctcaaaattctCTATCTCATCATCGGTCAAACATATCGATGAAGGTCACCGCCGACTCTTGTCTCGGCGCGGATGAAACGGCGTGGCCGCCTGGGTTCAGATTTCACCCGACAGACGAGGAGCTTGTGCTTTACTACTTGAAGAAGAAGATctgtaagaaaaggataaaactCAATATTATTCGGGAACTTGATGTTTACAAGTGGGATCCTGAGGAGTTGCCTGGTAtgctatcttttttatattatttctttttttttttactggctTTGATTTGAGTTGTGTTTTTGTATGATTGTTAAGGgttttggttttcatttttgttttgtttaaatttgacCGGAGGATTTCGGGATTGGTTACAGGACTCAGGGAGCTGATAATGGTTAATTAGTATGTTTTGGAATTTTGATTTGGGTTTTATGTGGATTTTTggtttgataagtttttttttttttttttaatgatttggaATGGTTTATTGCTGTGAAACTGATTTGAAGGAGAGGGTtttctttgagaattttttCCAATTCGAGTTTTTCTTGACTGATTTTTAGCTCCCTGGGTGTTTGTTTGGCTACTTGAGCCTTGGATTTGATGTGAATTGATTTGATGTTAGGCACGGTGCTGACTgtttgatcaatttattttgattgtcaaAGCATTAGTTTGAGGTGAATAGTAGACTTCTTTTGGTTTTGTATTTCTTGTACTGCAAAAATTGCTTTGATAGCTTTGGCTGTGAATTTACTGTTTGCCTGCTTTTCCAAGAGGCGAGAGTTAGAGTTTAGGAGATTGAATTATCTATTgctaacaaatcaaaaaatgaTCTTGCAGGGCAATCGATCTTGAAGACTGGGGATAGGCAATGGTTCTTCTTCAGTCCAAGGGATAGGAAGTATCCTAATGGAGCGAGGTCAAATAGGGCGACCAGACAGGGGTATTGGAAAGCAACAGGGAAGGACCGCATTGTTGTGTGCAATTCTCGGAATGTTGGAGTGAAGAAAACCCTAGTTTTCTACAGAGGCCGTGCGCCGAGTGGTCAGCGAACTGACTGGGTGATGCACGAGTATACTTTGGATGAAGAAGAACTTAATAGGTGCTCAAATGTGCAGGTATTTAGTGtagtggttttgttttgtttttgttcacaTAGTGTGCATTTGGTGCTGATTAAATCCTCTTCTTTTGTGTATTTTCTGCATAAGGATTATTATGCGCTTTACAAGGTTTTCAAAAAGAGTGGACCTGGACCTAAGAATGGTGAACAGTATGGAGCACCATTTAAGGAAGAGGACTGGGCTGATGATGAAAATCCATGTGTCAATAGCTTGGTTACTCCAGAGATTCCTGTTGAGCAGCATAATGAAGTGTTTCTTGTTGATAATGTTGGAGTGTCAGCTCAACTTGAGCCGATATTGAATGATTTTGAGGGTATAATAAAACAAACAGCTGAAGAACCTGCTCTTAACCAGCTACAGAACAATGATTCCACTTATCTACCGCCACAGGTTTGTGTTATAGTAATTTCTTTAATgtttcttcctttcctttttcacCTCAACTGGCCCAAAGCATACTGACTGTTGTAACTACAAGTTGATTGCATCTTTGGTCAGAGTGATATCTAGCTTAACCATTATGTGTCATGTCCCAAAATTGGCCtgcacaggttttttttttttgtctccaaAACAAGTCTTAAATGGTCCCATTGATTTGTTCATAGCTTGATATCACTGATTGATGAGATACAATGCTTTGGTTGTGCATTTGCAAAGTAAAACTAGAGTTACATTGTTTATGTGGTTTCTATGCTCCTGTTTTATTTGTACCTTTTCAGATTTGTATTAATCCATTTCAATATTACAGGTTGCTAGTGAAGAAGAGGCACAAAGTACTTTAGTCGATCCATCTTTCAGGGAAGTTGTTTCTGAACCAGCTGGAGTGTTGACGACAAGTGGTCAGCACTACAAAAAACATACCAGCTTTAACTTTAACCAGTCAGCTACCTCAACATTGCCATTGCATGAGGCATCTGAGGTCACATCCGCTCCTAACTATGAACAGGCACCCCAGTTAAATGAAGAGGATTTCCTGGAAATTGATGATCTCATTGGTCCAGAGCCTTCGTTCTCCAACACTGAGCAACCTGCAGAAAACTTTCagtttgatgattttgatggaTTGAGTGAGTTTGACCTGTACCATGATGCAGCGATGTTTTTGCGGGACATGGGGCCTGTTGATCAGGAAGCAGTTTCATGTTCATACGTGAATTCCTATGGGTGTGATATGGTTAACCAAGCAAGCTACCAGTTGCAGCCCAGTTCAATAACAAACCCGGTGGATTACCAGTTGCAGCCAAATTTGGTGGCCACCCAGGTGGATTATGAGCTGCAGCCACAATATTTTGATGCGGAGCAGATGAACAATCAGCTATGGGTGCATGATCATCAAAATAATGCATTAGCTACTTCAGATTCACATCATGGGATTCTTTTCCAATCAACAGGTATATAACTAGTTTGACCTGCAGAGTTACTGCATTAATTCTGTCTTCCATCTGGTGTACTAAGCTACCATTTTATTCTGGACAAAGTCGCTGTTGTCTTGGCCAACCAGTCAGAGCTCTTGATGAGATGGGTGGCCTGTGAGGCAGAAAAGCCTATGTGAATTTGGGACTTTAAGCCAGTTCAAGAGCTCTTGTACAAGTATTTCCTTTGTATATTATTAATAACAACCATTGGAATGTAGTGTTAGCCTAATAGGCGGTCATTTTGGTCATGTTCAGGTGCTGTGTCTGAATCGGGCAATAATTCTACTGGAGCCAATGGAAATCAAGGGAGCAAAGAGGGTGATGCTGCTAATGGTTGGTTATCTTCTGCCTTGTGGGGTTTTGTCGAGTCCATCCCTACTACGCCTGCGTCAGCCTCAGAGAACCCTTTGGTTAATAAGGCTTTTGAGCGAATGTCAAGCTTCAGCAGGATTAGAATGAATGTCAAAAACATCAATGTTGATGCAGGTAATGGTGCTGCAAGTGTAAGGAGCACTGGTGGAAATAAGGGATTTGTTTTATTGTCAATTATTGGAGTCTTGTGTGCCATTTTGTGGGTATTTTTTGAAGGTGCCAAAGTGCTGGGGAGATCAATCTCCTCGTGATTTATGTAAATGGGAGTTTTTGATGTGAAATACTGGGGGACGCTCCTAGAATTAATGTATAGGcacattaattataaaaatggtTAGGCACATTAATTATAGTAGTTTCGGTTCTTACCATATCATCTTAATATAGAAAGAGGCCTgtaattcttaggcttgaactGTTGAATATCAGCAGCGCTCCCCCGTCTGATTTCCTTTTGAGAGACCCTTTCCCCCTCTGGTGGGAGACTGTAAACGAAAACCACGACGGTTTTGGGTGGCCATGCTCATTGCTTTTCCCCAAGGCCAAATCGTAAGA is a genomic window of Populus alba chromosome 5, ASM523922v2, whole genome shotgun sequence containing:
- the LOC118061769 gene encoding NAC domain-containing protein 17 isoform X1, which gives rise to MKVTADSCLGADETAWPPGFRFHPTDEELVLYYLKKKICKKRIKLNIIRELDVYKWDPEELPGQSILKTGDRQWFFFSPRDRKYPNGARSNRATRQGYWKATGKDRIVVCNSRNVGVKKTLVFYRGRAPSGQRTDWVMHEYTLDEEELNRCSNVQDYYALYKVFKKSGPGPKNGEQYGAPFKEEDWADDENPCVNSLVTPEIPVEQHNEVFLVDNVGVSAQLEPILNDFEGIIKQTAEEPALNQLQNNDSTYLPPQVASEEEAQSTLVDPSFREVVSEPAGVLTTSGQHYKKHTSFNFNQSATSTLPLHEASEVTSAPNYEQAPQLNEEDFLEIDDLIGPEPSFSNTEQPAENFQFDDFDGLSEFDLYHDAAMFLRDMGPVDQEAVSCSYVNSYGCDMVNQASYQLQPSSITNPVDYQLQPNLVATQVDYELQPQYFDAEQMNNQLWVHDHQNNALATSDSHHGILFQSTGAVSESGNNSTGANGNQGSKEGDAANGWLSSALWGFVESIPTTPASASENPLVNKAFERMSSFSRIRMNVKNINVDAGNGAASVRSTGGNKGFVLLSIIGVLCAILWVFFEGAKVLGRSISS
- the LOC118061769 gene encoding NAC domain-containing protein 17 isoform X2 is translated as MKVTADSCLGADETAWPPGFRFHPTDEELVLYYLKKKICKKRIKLNIIRELDVYKWDPEELPGQSILKTGDRQWFFFSPRDRKYPNGARSNRATRQGYWKATGKDRIVVCNSRNVGVKKTLVFYRGRAPSGQRTDWVMHEYTLDEEELNRCSNVQDYYALYKVFKKSGPGPKNGEQYGAPFKEEDWADDENPCVNSLVTPEIPVEQHNEVFLVDNVGVSAQLEPILNDFEGIIKQTAEEPALNQLQNNDSTYLPPQVASEEEAQSTLVDPSFREVVSEPAGVLTTSGQHYKKHTSFNFNQSATSTLPLHEASEVTSAPNYEQAPQLNEEDFLEIDDLIGPEPSFSNTEQPAENFQFDDFDGLSEFDLYHDAAMFLRDMGPVDQEAVSCSYVNSYGCDMVNQASYQLQPSSITNPVDYQLQPNLVATQVDYELQPQYFDAEQMNNQLWVHDHQNNALATSDSHHGILFQSTVAVVLANQSELLMRWVACEAEKPM